One Scyliorhinus canicula chromosome 12, sScyCan1.1, whole genome shotgun sequence genomic region harbors:
- the LOC119974238 gene encoding retroviral integration site protein Fli-1 homolog: protein MDCTIKEALSVVSEDQALYESSFAASQLMKTEIGDYSQPGKASPEMADPDWNTPTSRVMVKREVEQVNGSRESPVDCSVVRRTKMMSGADTNPTPYTAGYSEQRESPPNSTANEKRVIVPAGKLYK, encoded by the exons GAAGCTCTTTCTGTTGTGAGTGAAGACCAGGCTCTTTATGAATCTTCATTCGCTGCCTCCCAACTGATGAAGACAGAGATTGGTGATTATAGTCAGCCTGGGAAAGCGAGCCCAGAGATGGCAGATCCAGACTGGAACACTCCAACCAGCCGTGTGATGGTGAAGCGGGAGGTTGAGCAAGTGAACGGTTCAAG GGAGTCTCCTGTGGACTGCAGTGTGGTCAGACGGACAAAGATGATGAGTGGAGCTGACACAAATCCAACTCCCTACACGGCTGGTTacagtgagcagagagagagcccacCAAACAGCACTGCTAATGAGAAAAGAGTTATTGTTCCTGCAGGTAAGCTGTACAAGTAA